A region of Pleionea litopenaei DNA encodes the following proteins:
- a CDS encoding Gldg family protein: MSLLKLQLKQFYNSPTNWLLVSFYLLINSYLLVSNINIFFELKNSGSINTSLSNTVFYSSFNVSLFTLMFLMPFIAIQFGPMRQQSGLHKLLFTTPTSQSRFRLYDLLSLAIIIAINIGLFFVLLLPILLTNKIDSGVLISTSIGQILLLFLYVGCANLSRYYSTSMFRCFAFYFGTLVFLWVLQILTVSIPRLSLLSPIQWYNHFSLGIVSLADLMSFLIVIAYLMIAVRLVENVKQRLNVVALGVVMLGSVYFLQSSLTQQYDLTSNQRYTLNASLQAAISKDSSIQIQVSNLSESAMLEVQSRLVTPLKSIAPSIDVEQTVQLDQNMSATSGVMVIINQQPYWIDYPFSQHPQQQLLNHIEFSEQRNRQWILFSSGHQESQIDQQGGRNLSSLASTLSQQGFNLQQRALAELADIPDNVGLVVIANSQQSWLSLEWKLLKNYLDKGGRLLWLREPQEQALVELENYLGVTTIPGTLIDPAGYQAGTPHPAIVLVRDLPRLSLTANLNGLVALPWTVGLGRTPSPNQWQTELQLTTHSKVWTEFEPQQEQLQLNQEIGELEGEFPVLLALTRQQGTQQQRVVITGDVHFLSDSAINNYDNQQLMSNIFAWLMQPKTSESIEFLVANDRNLIMTPFSQFWYLHGGNYLLSIILLIVGLVLWLKRTR; encoded by the coding sequence ATGAGCTTACTTAAATTACAGTTAAAACAATTCTACAACTCACCGACAAACTGGCTATTAGTCAGTTTCTATTTATTGATTAATAGTTATTTATTGGTTTCGAATATTAATATTTTTTTCGAACTCAAAAACAGTGGGAGTATTAATACCAGTCTGAGCAACACTGTTTTTTACAGCAGCTTTAATGTTTCGCTGTTTACTCTGATGTTTTTAATGCCCTTTATTGCCATACAGTTTGGCCCAATGCGACAACAAAGCGGTCTACACAAATTACTGTTCACAACGCCAACAAGTCAATCTCGCTTCAGACTGTACGACTTATTGAGCTTAGCTATCATAATCGCCATAAACATCGGTTTATTTTTCGTTTTACTGTTACCCATTTTACTCACAAATAAAATAGATTCGGGCGTTCTCATCAGTACCAGTATTGGGCAGATATTATTGCTCTTTTTATACGTTGGTTGCGCTAATTTAAGTCGTTACTATTCGACGTCAATGTTTCGATGTTTTGCGTTTTACTTTGGTACGCTTGTCTTTCTATGGGTGCTTCAAATTTTAACGGTAAGTATCCCTAGGCTTTCCTTATTGAGTCCTATCCAATGGTACAATCATTTTTCTTTAGGCATTGTAAGTTTGGCCGACTTGATGAGTTTCTTAATCGTTATTGCTTATCTGATGATCGCAGTAAGATTGGTTGAGAACGTAAAGCAGCGGCTTAATGTGGTTGCTCTCGGCGTTGTTATGTTAGGGTCCGTCTATTTCTTACAAAGCTCGTTAACACAACAATATGACTTAACTAGCAATCAACGTTACACTCTCAACGCTTCTCTTCAAGCTGCAATTAGCAAAGACTCTTCAATTCAAATTCAAGTAAGCAATTTATCCGAAAGCGCAATGCTTGAAGTACAGTCTCGGTTAGTAACACCTTTAAAGAGCATCGCTCCATCGATAGACGTTGAACAAACCGTGCAGTTAGATCAAAACATGAGCGCAACCTCAGGTGTCATGGTCATTATTAACCAACAACCTTATTGGATCGACTACCCTTTCAGTCAACATCCACAACAGCAACTGCTGAATCATATCGAGTTTAGCGAACAAAGAAACCGCCAATGGATTCTCTTCAGTTCAGGGCATCAGGAGTCACAAATAGATCAGCAGGGAGGACGAAATTTAAGTAGCTTAGCAAGTACTCTCTCTCAACAAGGGTTTAATTTGCAGCAACGAGCATTAGCTGAACTTGCGGATATTCCAGATAATGTGGGTCTAGTCGTGATCGCAAATTCTCAGCAATCGTGGTTATCCCTAGAGTGGAAACTTCTTAAAAATTATCTAGATAAAGGTGGCCGTTTACTTTGGCTACGCGAACCACAAGAGCAAGCGTTAGTCGAGTTAGAAAATTATCTTGGCGTGACGACCATCCCCGGCACACTCATCGATCCTGCTGGGTATCAAGCAGGTACTCCTCACCCAGCTATCGTATTAGTAAGGGACTTACCTCGCCTTTCACTAACAGCTAATTTAAATGGGTTGGTAGCCCTTCCTTGGACAGTGGGTCTCGGAAGAACACCCTCGCCAAATCAATGGCAAACAGAATTGCAACTTACCACCCATTCTAAAGTTTGGACAGAGTTTGAGCCGCAACAAGAACAACTACAACTTAACCAAGAAATAGGTGAGCTTGAAGGAGAGTTTCCTGTGCTTCTAGCGCTAACTCGACAGCAAGGTACCCAGCAACAAAGAGTTGTCATTACTGGCGATGTTCACTTTTTGTCTGACTCGGCTATCAATAATTATGACAACCAACAAT
- a CDS encoding ABC transporter ATP-binding protein: MLFSTQNLSPTSLDGQLKSYSFQITQPQLIGLLGINGAGKSTLLHLLAGGQELFTGDALLLGHSLSKAKCDYQQKVGYVVDNLTVPKHMTVSDFLQFMAHSKNIKNHESSIQSIIEELSLTDLVNKPVQKLSLGQKQRVNVAQALINNPELLLLDEPLNGLDPNQQHLFWDLLKRSKSRAAIILASHHVHDLLEYCDRIMIVDQHTLVFDQCIRNDEQYYVLSRPLAISQQVSINCTDEKISINDNNKSEQSNLIHPQICRVDDERLTDTHRQEAIISGSLRHIILELFSKQAQGLWQWQ; this comes from the coding sequence ATGCTGTTTTCAACTCAAAATCTAAGCCCAACATCTCTTGATGGCCAACTCAAAAGTTATTCTTTTCAGATTACGCAGCCTCAACTTATTGGTTTGCTGGGTATAAATGGTGCCGGAAAGTCGACCTTGTTGCACCTGCTAGCAGGTGGTCAGGAGCTATTCACCGGAGACGCTCTTTTACTCGGCCATTCACTGAGCAAAGCAAAGTGCGATTATCAACAAAAAGTAGGATACGTCGTCGATAACCTTACGGTTCCCAAACATATGACCGTATCTGATTTTTTACAGTTCATGGCTCACTCAAAAAACATCAAAAATCACGAATCGTCCATTCAGAGCATAATCGAAGAATTATCATTAACGGACTTAGTCAACAAACCTGTACAAAAACTTTCATTAGGACAAAAGCAACGAGTGAATGTCGCACAAGCACTAATAAACAATCCTGAACTGCTTCTCTTAGATGAGCCATTAAACGGCTTAGACCCGAATCAACAACATTTATTTTGGGATTTACTTAAGCGAAGTAAAAGTCGAGCAGCCATCATTTTAGCCAGTCATCATGTTCATGATTTATTAGAGTATTGTGACCGCATTATGATCGTTGACCAACATACCCTTGTTTTTGACCAATGTATCCGGAATGATGAGCAGTATTATGTGCTTAGCAGGCCATTAGCGATCAGCCAGCAGGTTTCAATTAATTGCACTGATGAAAAGATTAGCATTAATGACAATAATAAAAGTGAACAGAGTAATCTCATTCACCCTCAAATATGCCGTGTCGATGACGAACGTTTAACCGATACTCATCGGCAAGAAGCCATCATTTCGGGTAGTCTTCGGCATATCATTCTCGAGCTTTTTTCGAAACAAGCACAAGGGTTGTGGCAATGGCAATGA
- a CDS encoding EAL and HDOD domain-containing protein, with product MRELDERVAAMKSEHSSSAPDILLARQPIFDRNMTLFGYELLYRQNDTAEQANFLCGDQATSLVLLNNYASLSQATEHHRVPAFINITENLIKAPEILPVKPEQVVLEVLENVTPDDKLVDALKRYKELGFKIALDDYPFTQEFERLLEHADYIKVDVLNYDMQVIQQKLDHLKNFDAQLLAEKVEDHNAYIDCLQLGFHLFQGYFFERPQIVRGKQIPTSKQQVMDLLAEVYSETAEPDKIAEKVSRDAQLSYRLLRIINSAAYGLSRKILSIKDAVVFLGLAELKRWIALLSFSANDDTPPELLRTLLIRGRSCELIAEYTQVANKDAYFTAGLFSGIDSLLNVDLSYLINELPLDTGIKQAILQYQGAMGETLRAVIQFEHAQWDLMSNEVELELINQCYFQAIQWCDELTASI from the coding sequence ATGAGAGAACTTGATGAACGAGTCGCAGCCATGAAATCAGAGCACAGCAGTAGCGCTCCCGATATACTTCTTGCCCGTCAACCCATCTTTGACCGAAATATGACCTTGTTTGGTTATGAGCTTCTTTACCGTCAAAATGACACTGCGGAGCAAGCTAACTTTTTATGTGGCGACCAAGCTACCTCGCTGGTATTGTTGAATAATTATGCGAGTTTATCCCAAGCCACTGAGCATCACCGCGTACCTGCCTTTATCAACATCACCGAAAACTTAATCAAAGCGCCTGAAATTTTGCCGGTCAAACCAGAGCAGGTTGTTCTGGAAGTTTTAGAAAACGTAACGCCTGATGACAAGCTTGTTGATGCGCTAAAGCGTTACAAAGAACTTGGATTCAAAATAGCTCTTGACGACTATCCCTTTACCCAAGAGTTTGAAAGGTTACTGGAACATGCAGACTACATTAAGGTTGATGTTCTTAATTATGATATGCAGGTCATTCAACAAAAGCTCGATCATCTAAAAAACTTTGACGCCCAACTACTCGCCGAAAAAGTTGAAGACCACAATGCTTATATTGACTGCTTACAATTAGGGTTCCACTTGTTTCAAGGCTACTTTTTCGAACGTCCTCAAATTGTTCGAGGAAAGCAAATTCCTACCAGTAAACAGCAAGTCATGGATTTACTAGCAGAAGTCTACTCAGAGACCGCTGAGCCCGATAAAATTGCTGAGAAAGTTTCTCGCGATGCTCAGTTGAGCTATCGACTCTTACGAATTATAAACTCTGCAGCATACGGATTAAGTCGAAAAATACTCTCAATCAAAGATGCCGTCGTATTTCTTGGACTAGCGGAACTAAAGCGATGGATAGCCCTGCTCTCTTTTTCTGCTAATGATGACACCCCACCAGAATTATTGCGAACTTTGTTAATTCGTGGTCGCAGTTGTGAATTGATAGCTGAATATACACAAGTGGCTAACAAGGACGCCTATTTCACTGCTGGATTATTTTCAGGCATAGATTCCTTGCTCAATGTAGATTTAAGCTACTTAATCAATGAGCTGCCACTGGATACGGGAATAAAGCAGGCAATTCTTCAATACCAAGGAGCAATGGGAGAAACATTAAGAGCAGTCATTCAGTTCGAACATGCACAGTGGGACTTAATGAGCAATGAAGTTGAATTAGAACTGATCAACCAATGTTACTTTCAAGCAATTCAATGGTGTGATGAGTTAACTGCTTCAATATAA
- the rpmG gene encoding 50S ribosomal protein L33, translating to MAKNGARDKIKLVSSAGTGHYYTTDKNKRNTPQKLEFKKYDPVVRKHVMYKEAKIK from the coding sequence ATGGCTAAAAATGGTGCACGCGATAAAATCAAATTGGTTTCTAGTGCTGGTACAGGTCACTATTACACCACTGATAAGAACAAGCGTAACACTCCACAAAAATTGGAGTTCAAAAAGTACGATCCGGTTGTTCGTAAGCATGTAATGTATAAGGAAGCAAAAATTAAGTAA
- the rpmB gene encoding 50S ribosomal protein L28, protein MSRVCQVTGKRPTVGNNVSHAKNRTKRRFLPNLHSHRFWVESEKRFVKLRVSAKGMRIIDKQGIDTVLEKIRARGEKV, encoded by the coding sequence ATGTCACGTGTATGTCAAGTAACGGGTAAACGCCCGACTGTGGGAAACAACGTTTCTCACGCGAAAAATAGAACTAAGCGTCGCTTTTTACCAAATTTACATTCTCACCGTTTCTGGGTTGAGAGCGAAAAGCGTTTTGTGAAACTTCGTGTTTCAGCTAAAGGTATGCGTATCATCGATAAGCAAGGCATTGATACCGTACTCGAAAAAATCCGCGCTCGCGGCGAAAAAGTTTAA
- the argE gene encoding acetylornithine deacetylase encodes MFRSKILHNLLKPLVGNNTVSADQPSMDQPNKPYLEVLADWLEPLGFNIHLSPVPESNQKWNLVAHRPGLDTQEGGIAFIGHSDTVTADLSQWHHDPWQLQQQEDRFAGLGTTDMKSFFAVVTAMLQQLPNTSKPMTIIATADEETSMAGARAIKQHQLRRPDLAIIGEPTSMIPIISHKGYLAYRLTIKGAGGHSSNNSEQVNCLNALFSAASQLHRVAAKLRQYCDPRFSVPEATMNFGTLNAGDSVNRICASAELCFDIRPIPGLDPTEITIWLQHAIKEGLKGFQVNYTLTDLYPPVHGFSSSLPIDLQAHLSQCCGHPCHTANYVTEAGFIEQLGTPTIILGPGDIAQAHTPNEWISFEQLYRAEQIYQKLLLRFSG; translated from the coding sequence ATGTTTAGGTCAAAAATTCTGCATAATCTGCTAAAACCCCTAGTGGGCAACAATACCGTAAGCGCTGATCAACCCTCGATGGATCAGCCTAACAAGCCTTATCTAGAGGTATTAGCAGACTGGCTTGAACCTCTTGGGTTTAACATCCACCTTTCCCCGGTCCCTGAGTCAAACCAAAAATGGAATCTAGTTGCTCATCGCCCTGGACTGGATACGCAAGAAGGGGGCATTGCATTTATCGGACACTCCGATACCGTCACCGCCGACCTTTCTCAATGGCATCATGATCCGTGGCAGCTCCAACAACAAGAAGATAGGTTCGCTGGGCTGGGAACAACAGATATGAAAAGCTTTTTCGCGGTGGTGACCGCAATGCTCCAGCAACTCCCTAACACATCAAAGCCAATGACCATCATTGCAACCGCCGATGAAGAAACGTCGATGGCAGGTGCTCGTGCAATTAAACAACACCAGCTAAGACGCCCTGACCTAGCGATTATCGGAGAGCCTACCTCAATGATTCCGATAATCAGTCATAAAGGGTATCTAGCCTATAGGCTAACCATCAAGGGTGCAGGCGGCCACTCGAGCAATAACTCAGAGCAAGTTAACTGCCTCAATGCGCTGTTTAGCGCTGCAAGTCAATTGCATCGGGTAGCAGCGAAATTGCGACAATACTGCGATCCTCGATTCAGCGTACCCGAAGCTACCATGAACTTTGGAACATTAAATGCTGGGGATTCCGTCAACCGAATCTGTGCTAGCGCTGAATTGTGCTTTGATATTCGCCCTATTCCCGGACTTGACCCTACGGAAATTACAATCTGGCTACAACATGCGATCAAGGAGGGATTGAAGGGCTTTCAGGTCAACTATACATTGACCGACCTATACCCTCCAGTTCATGGCTTCTCAAGCTCATTGCCCATTGATTTACAAGCGCACCTAAGCCAATGTTGCGGTCACCCTTGCCATACTGCAAACTACGTCACTGAGGCAGGTTTTATTGAACAATTAGGCACCCCAACGATTATTCTCGGTCCCGGAGATATCGCACAAGCGCACACACCTAATGAATGGATATCTTTTGAGCAGTTGTATCGTGCCGAGCAAATTTACCAGAAACTTCTTCTACGATTCTCTGGCTAA
- a CDS encoding arginine repressor yields the protein MSEKQTRQAAIKELIGAQMIPNQETLVELLLAKGIKATQTTLSRDLNELGIWKGPEGYVLGNEATPVRATKNELKKVLQSLLVSAEVASSLVVLKTQPGRAQAIGYELDNIKLPLVVGNISGDDTVFIATRSEEDAMQLKHELENMI from the coding sequence ATGTCAGAAAAACAGACAAGGCAAGCCGCCATTAAAGAGTTGATTGGCGCTCAGATGATTCCTAATCAGGAAACGTTAGTTGAGCTTTTGCTTGCGAAGGGTATTAAAGCAACTCAAACAACATTATCCCGAGATTTAAATGAACTCGGAATTTGGAAAGGACCGGAAGGTTATGTACTGGGTAATGAAGCTACGCCCGTGAGGGCTACTAAAAATGAACTGAAAAAAGTGTTGCAGTCATTGTTAGTCTCTGCCGAGGTCGCTAGCAGTTTGGTGGTGTTGAAAACTCAACCAGGTCGCGCGCAAGCAATAGGCTATGAGTTGGATAACATCAAACTCCCTTTGGTTGTCGGAAATATTTCGGGCGATGATACCGTTTTTATTGCAACACGCAGTGAAGAGGATGCCATGCAATTAAAGCATGAACTTGAAAACATGATTTAA
- the argC gene encoding N-acetyl-gamma-glutamyl-phosphate reductase, with translation MKKFIQKDLLSTQPLKCVVVGASGYAGAQLVSLIGQHPLLKLVGLAVSESSEYLNVQFKDVYPEYALGDTSQVDDKFHAYSELVGQEKWKSVDVVFLATPHEWSAAHVPEILAQNKVVIDLSGAFRLKCPETFQSFYQFPHPGTDFNSVMHYGLPELRGVNLAGVAGVAVAGCYPTAAILSIAPLAELGLIAGPPVINAVSGVSGAGRKSTIKNSFCEVSLQAYGIDQHRHSPEIEQALDHDVIFTPHLGNYKRGILSTSVVPVKHQVTQQWLEDEYQSYYSQAPLVDVVTESPRLQDVVHTPKIRVFPNAIKNGHFVEVVSVIDNLMKGAASSAIQCLNLQQNWPIQLGLIPQNLIAMHLEEVA, from the coding sequence ATGAAAAAGTTTATTCAAAAAGATTTACTATCCACACAACCTCTAAAATGTGTTGTTGTTGGTGCGAGTGGTTATGCAGGAGCACAACTCGTCTCGTTAATCGGACAACACCCCTTATTGAAACTCGTTGGTCTTGCGGTTTCTGAATCAAGCGAGTATCTAAACGTTCAGTTTAAAGATGTATACCCTGAGTACGCACTCGGGGACACAAGCCAAGTCGATGACAAGTTTCATGCTTACAGTGAACTCGTGGGCCAAGAAAAATGGAAGTCGGTCGATGTTGTGTTTCTTGCAACACCCCACGAATGGAGTGCGGCTCATGTGCCAGAGATACTTGCTCAGAATAAGGTGGTAATAGACCTTTCAGGAGCGTTTCGTCTTAAATGTCCAGAAACCTTTCAATCATTTTATCAGTTTCCACATCCGGGAACCGATTTTAATTCTGTTATGCATTATGGATTGCCGGAGTTACGCGGCGTTAATTTAGCCGGTGTTGCAGGGGTTGCCGTCGCGGGATGTTACCCGACGGCCGCTATCCTGAGTATCGCTCCGTTGGCAGAGTTAGGATTAATCGCTGGACCACCGGTGATCAATGCGGTCAGTGGCGTGAGTGGCGCGGGTCGAAAATCGACGATAAAAAATTCTTTTTGTGAAGTAAGTTTGCAAGCGTACGGAATTGATCAACATCGACATTCTCCCGAGATCGAACAAGCCTTAGATCATGACGTTATTTTTACGCCTCATCTTGGCAATTACAAAAGAGGAATCTTGTCGACTTCGGTTGTCCCGGTAAAACATCAGGTCACTCAACAATGGTTAGAGGATGAATACCAATCTTATTATTCACAGGCCCCTTTAGTTGATGTGGTCACTGAATCACCTCGACTTCAGGATGTTGTTCACACGCCTAAGATAAGAGTTTTTCCAAACGCTATTAAGAACGGTCATTTTGTAGAAGTTGTCAGTGTTATTGACAATTTAATGAAAGGCGCTGCTAGTTCGGCCATTCAATGTTTAAACCTGCAGCAAAACTGGCCAATACAACTTGGACTGATTCCCCAAAACTTAATTGCAATGCACTTGGAGGAGGTTGCATGA
- the argB gene encoding acetylglutamate kinase — MKVVIYKLSGKLIKDSDALNKTLRAIQMRSERGQHYPVIVHGGGPYVDTWCDAWGYQVEKYQGLRVSPDVQIPVITGALAGYVHMRVIGVAKDVKIAAIGMTPTTGESLVCELHPDSDKLGSVGVVRPGNTRLLISLLQQGYWPIFHSMCHTINGQCLNVNADDIAAALCVALQAEEMVFFSDVPGVLDTHQQTIPHIALSELEQLQLTGHVHSGMLVKIKSLINLNWESLQRVLITNGHQTEKTTIGASDFEGTSITELSEGAS; from the coding sequence ATGAAAGTTGTGATTTACAAACTTTCTGGAAAGTTGATTAAAGATTCGGATGCATTGAATAAGACGTTACGCGCTATTCAAATGAGATCTGAACGCGGCCAGCATTACCCTGTCATCGTTCATGGTGGCGGTCCTTACGTTGACACTTGGTGTGATGCTTGGGGATATCAAGTTGAAAAGTACCAAGGGTTAAGAGTGTCACCGGATGTACAAATTCCGGTTATCACTGGCGCTCTTGCGGGCTATGTGCACATGCGAGTCATAGGTGTCGCAAAAGACGTTAAGATAGCCGCCATTGGAATGACTCCAACGACCGGTGAATCGTTAGTTTGTGAGTTGCATCCAGACAGTGACAAGTTAGGATCGGTTGGTGTTGTTAGGCCAGGAAACACTCGTTTGTTAATCAGTCTTTTACAACAAGGTTACTGGCCTATTTTTCATTCGATGTGTCATACCATAAATGGCCAATGCTTAAATGTTAATGCAGACGATATTGCTGCCGCTCTTTGCGTTGCTTTACAAGCTGAAGAGATGGTTTTCTTCAGCGATGTGCCTGGCGTTTTAGATACGCATCAACAAACCATTCCTCATATTGCCTTATCAGAACTTGAGCAGCTGCAGCTTACCGGACATGTTCACTCAGGCATGCTGGTAAAAATTAAAAGTCTAATAAATTTAAATTGGGAATCACTGCAAAGAGTATTGATCACCAATGGGCATCAAACGGAGAAGACGACGATAGGAGCGAGCGATTTTGAAGGCACTTCTATCACTGAACTTTCAGAAGGAGCATCTTAA